From Tsuneonella aeria, one genomic window encodes:
- a CDS encoding NAD(P)/FAD-dependent oxidoreductase — MKAPLILGAGPAGSMAAIHLARAGTAPVLVDRDPRVGDALCGGFLSWRTAERLRAVGLDPVRLGTHTVSELALYGGSRVATAGLPQAGYGVSRRALDGALRDLAVEAGAQLAIERIRAVAPRIVEGENGTWHPEAVFLASGKHDVRGAGRPRVADDPALGLRVRLPPAPALHALLRGRIELHLFRGGYAGIVLQEDGSANVCLAVRKSLLARFGGNPQRLLDSLADEYPPFAERMAHAPPGLPVDTVGAVPYGYIARATTPGVYRLGDQAAVIPSMAGEGMGIAVASGALAARAWLGKQGAPEYQRAFAGQVRRPVRAAQAIWALSETPAGAALMARATRIAPALARGVMALTRL; from the coding sequence GTGAAGGCCCCGCTAATCCTTGGGGCGGGGCCCGCGGGATCGATGGCGGCAATCCACCTGGCGCGTGCGGGGACGGCGCCGGTCCTGGTCGATCGCGACCCCCGGGTGGGCGACGCGCTGTGCGGCGGGTTCCTGTCGTGGCGCACTGCGGAGCGGTTGCGCGCGGTCGGGCTCGACCCGGTGCGTCTGGGGACGCACACGGTCAGCGAACTGGCGCTCTACGGCGGCAGCAGGGTCGCGACGGCAGGGCTTCCGCAGGCGGGCTACGGCGTGTCGCGGCGCGCGCTCGACGGTGCGCTGCGGGACCTTGCAGTCGAAGCGGGCGCGCAGCTTGCGATCGAGCGGATTCGCGCGGTCGCGCCGAGGATTGTCGAAGGCGAAAACGGCACCTGGCACCCCGAAGCCGTGTTCCTCGCCAGCGGGAAGCACGACGTGCGGGGCGCCGGGCGACCGCGCGTGGCGGACGATCCGGCGCTGGGGCTGCGCGTCCGCCTGCCGCCTGCGCCCGCGCTCCATGCCCTGCTGCGGGGCCGGATCGAGCTGCACCTGTTTCGCGGTGGCTATGCGGGAATCGTATTGCAGGAAGACGGCAGCGCCAATGTCTGCCTCGCGGTGCGAAAGTCGCTGCTTGCCCGGTTTGGCGGCAATCCGCAGCGATTGCTGGACAGCCTTGCCGATGAATATCCTCCATTCGCGGAGCGCATGGCGCACGCGCCCCCCGGCCTGCCGGTCGATACGGTGGGCGCAGTCCCTTATGGCTACATCGCGCGGGCGACGACACCCGGCGTCTATCGCCTGGGGGACCAGGCCGCCGTGATCCCATCGATGGCGGGGGAAGGCATGGGCATCGCGGTGGCGAGCGGAGCGCTGGCGGCACGGGCCTGGTTGGGCAAGCAGGGCGCGCCCGAATACCAGCGCGCCTTCGCCGGCCAGGTCCGGCGGCCGGTCCGCGCGGCGCAGGCGATCTGGGCCCTTTCGGAAACGCCAGCAGGGGCCGCGCTGATGGCCCGTGCAACGCGCATCGCGCCCGCGCTGGCGCGCGGTGTGATGGCGCTGACCCGGCTCTAG
- a CDS encoding accessory factor UbiK family protein: protein MQSENPLIADFVKLANAAAGTFAGMTREAREGARERIKATVGGLDFVSREEFDAVKDMASRAREDSERLAARVAALEAKLASGGNPAV from the coding sequence ATGCAAAGCGAAAACCCCCTGATCGCCGATTTCGTGAAGCTCGCCAACGCGGCGGCGGGCACGTTCGCGGGCATGACCCGCGAAGCGCGGGAAGGCGCGCGCGAGCGGATCAAGGCGACTGTCGGCGGGCTGGACTTCGTGAGCCGCGAGGAATTCGACGCGGTCAAGGACATGGCCTCGCGTGCGCGAGAAGACAGCGAGCGCTTGGCGGCCCGGGTCGCCGCTCTGGAGGCGAAGCTCGCGTCAGGGGGCAACCCCGCCGTCTGA
- a CDS encoding branched-chain amino acid aminotransferase, with product MDFAQLPHPAPVPGESRAQAIADPGFGSVFTDHMVTIDYHADHSGDLGGWHDARIGPREALSLDPACAVLHYAQEIFEGLKAYRHPDGSFALFRPYENARRLNQSAERLAMPTLPEDLFVEACRQLVLKDRDWFPDIEGGSLYLRPFMFASEAFLGVRPAREYKFIVIASPVGNYFKSGVPAVSIWVSQDYVRAAPGGTGAAKTGGNYAASLVPQAEAIAKGHDQVVFLDAVERRWIEELGGMNLFFAFADGSVITPPLGGTILPGITRDSLIALLRDEGLTVREERYAIDQWRADAESGRLVETLACGTAAVVTPVGKVAGPDGGFTIGSGGPGQLAGKLRDRLVGIQKGTQPDPHGWVVRL from the coding sequence ATGGATTTCGCGCAACTGCCCCACCCCGCGCCCGTGCCTGGCGAAAGCCGCGCGCAGGCGATCGCAGACCCCGGCTTCGGATCGGTCTTCACCGACCACATGGTCACGATCGACTACCATGCCGACCATTCCGGCGACCTTGGTGGCTGGCACGATGCCCGGATCGGCCCGCGCGAGGCGTTGTCGCTCGATCCTGCCTGCGCGGTCCTCCACTATGCCCAGGAGATATTCGAAGGGCTGAAGGCATACCGCCACCCGGACGGCAGCTTCGCGCTGTTCCGCCCGTACGAGAACGCCCGCCGCCTCAACCAGTCGGCCGAGCGGCTGGCAATGCCCACCTTGCCCGAGGACCTGTTCGTCGAAGCGTGCCGGCAACTGGTGCTGAAGGATCGCGACTGGTTTCCCGATATCGAGGGCGGTTCGCTCTATCTGCGCCCCTTCATGTTCGCGTCCGAGGCGTTCCTGGGCGTGCGGCCCGCCCGCGAATACAAGTTCATCGTGATAGCGAGCCCGGTGGGCAATTACTTCAAGTCGGGCGTTCCGGCGGTGAGCATCTGGGTGAGCCAGGACTACGTCCGCGCCGCGCCGGGCGGCACCGGCGCGGCCAAGACCGGGGGAAATTACGCCGCCAGCCTCGTCCCCCAGGCAGAGGCGATCGCCAAGGGGCACGACCAGGTCGTGTTCCTCGACGCGGTCGAGCGTCGCTGGATCGAGGAGCTGGGCGGCATGAACCTGTTCTTCGCGTTCGCCGATGGCAGCGTAATCACGCCGCCGCTGGGCGGAACGATCCTGCCCGGCATCACCCGCGATAGCCTGATCGCCCTGCTGCGCGACGAAGGCCTGACCGTGCGGGAAGAACGCTATGCCATCGACCAGTGGCGCGCCGATGCGGAATCGGGCCGGCTGGTGGAGACGCTGGCCTGCGGCACCGCGGCGGTCGTCACCCCCGTCGGCAAGGTCGCGGGCCCGGACGGCGGCTTCACGATCGGTTCGGGCGGGCCGGGTCAACTCGCCGGCAAGCTGCGGGATCGGCTTGTCGGCATCCAGAAAGGCACGCAGCCCGATCCGCACGGGTGGGTCGTGCGGCTCTAG
- a CDS encoding TlyA family RNA methyltransferase, translated as MGKKRLDQLLVERGLAESRTRAQALVMAGLVFAGETRLSKSGQSLAEDTPLEVRGRDHPWVSRGGIKLAHALDAFMIDPAGATAMDIGSSTGGFTDVLLQRGATRVFAVDSGTNQLAWSLRQDPRVTVLEQTSARVLTAQQIDAPCSWVVCDASFIALSKVLERPLALAAPDCRLVALIKPQFEVGRDEVGKGGVVRDPTLHARVCAEVEAWLTAGGWTVDGIVPSPITGPEGNVEFLIAARRGAIAPAARLRQE; from the coding sequence ATGGGAAAGAAGCGCCTCGACCAGTTGCTCGTTGAACGCGGCCTCGCCGAAAGCCGCACGCGCGCGCAGGCGCTGGTCATGGCGGGGCTGGTTTTCGCAGGGGAAACCAGGCTTTCCAAGAGCGGCCAATCGCTTGCCGAGGACACGCCGCTGGAGGTGCGCGGGCGCGACCATCCGTGGGTTTCGCGCGGCGGGATCAAGCTCGCCCATGCGCTCGATGCGTTCATGATCGATCCCGCCGGCGCGACGGCCATGGATATCGGCAGCTCCACCGGCGGTTTCACCGACGTGCTGCTGCAGCGCGGCGCCACGCGCGTTTTCGCGGTGGATTCGGGGACGAACCAGCTGGCCTGGTCGCTGCGGCAGGATCCGCGGGTCACCGTGCTGGAGCAAACCAGCGCCCGGGTCCTCACCGCGCAGCAGATCGACGCCCCCTGCAGCTGGGTGGTGTGCGATGCGTCCTTCATCGCCCTTTCCAAGGTGCTGGAGCGCCCGCTTGCGCTCGCCGCGCCCGATTGCCGCCTCGTCGCGCTCATCAAGCCGCAGTTCGAGGTGGGGCGTGACGAGGTGGGCAAGGGCGGGGTGGTGCGCGATCCGACGCTCCACGCACGGGTCTGCGCGGAGGTGGAGGCGTGGCTGACGGCCGGGGGCTGGACGGTCGACGGGATCGTCCCGAGTCCGATCACCGGGCCGGAAGGCAACGTGGAGTTCCTCATTGCCGCGCGCCGGGGTGCGATTGCGCCCGCCGCGCGGCTCCGCCAAGAGTAG
- a CDS encoding NAD(+) synthase, with translation MTDDRTHPFYSLHAQGMVRVAASTPHVRTADVTFNRDAIIAEARRAHDAGVDLVVYPELCLSSYALDDLHMQLALLDAVEREVGAIAQASGELVPLLLIGAPLRHNGRIYNCAIAIHRGRVLGVLPKSFLPNYREFYEKRWFANGRRIQGMDIAVGGETVPFGTDLIFAAAELPGFRVGVEICEDFWAPIPPSTYAAMAGATIIANLSASNITIGKSDERHMLCQSHSSRSVTAYVYSASGHGESTTDLAWDGQGMIYELGDLLAESERFAREPELCVADVDCDRVLSDRMRMQTFNDAVEEAGRPEDEFRLITFEHRPAAGDLGLIRPVRRFPFVPNRRDKLDADCFEAFNIQVDGLMRRFEATSGNSMVIGVSGGLDSTHALIVAAKVCDRLGLPRTTIRGYTMPGFGTSEGTRSNAWKLMEALGIVAEEIDIKPAATRMLQDIGHAFAGGEPVYDTVFENVQAGLRTDYLFRLAGQHRGFVIGTGDMSELALGWCTYGVGDHMSHYGVNAGVPKTLMQYLIGWATRTDQFDPATDAVLEAILAQEISPELVPAGEDGAVQSTEATVGPYELNDFFMHHVIRWGQRPGKVAFLAWHAWRDREQGAWPAGMAPEARNEYDLATIAAWLEKFFGRFFAAQYKRSALPNGPKVSAGGSVSPRGDWRMPSDAVADVWLDQLRAALPDLR, from the coding sequence ATGACCGACGACCGTACCCATCCGTTCTACTCGCTCCACGCCCAAGGCATGGTGCGGGTCGCCGCCAGCACGCCGCACGTTCGCACAGCCGACGTCACGTTCAACCGGGATGCGATCATTGCGGAGGCGCGGCGGGCGCACGACGCGGGGGTCGACCTGGTCGTTTATCCGGAGCTGTGCCTGTCATCCTACGCGCTCGACGATCTGCACATGCAGCTTGCCCTGCTCGACGCGGTGGAGCGCGAGGTGGGCGCCATAGCGCAAGCCAGCGGCGAACTCGTGCCCCTGCTGCTGATCGGCGCGCCGCTGCGGCACAACGGGCGCATCTACAACTGCGCGATCGCGATCCATCGGGGCCGTGTGCTGGGCGTGCTGCCCAAGAGCTTCCTGCCCAACTACCGCGAATTCTACGAGAAGCGGTGGTTCGCCAACGGCCGGCGTATCCAGGGTATGGACATTGCCGTGGGCGGGGAAACGGTTCCCTTCGGCACGGACCTGATCTTCGCCGCAGCCGAGCTGCCGGGGTTCCGGGTGGGGGTGGAGATCTGCGAGGATTTCTGGGCCCCGATCCCGCCATCGACATATGCCGCGATGGCCGGCGCGACGATCATCGCGAACCTTTCGGCATCGAACATCACCATCGGCAAGTCCGACGAACGGCACATGCTCTGTCAGTCGCATTCGAGCCGCTCCGTCACCGCCTACGTCTATTCGGCCTCGGGGCACGGGGAAAGCACCACGGATCTGGCGTGGGACGGGCAGGGGATGATCTACGAACTGGGCGATCTCCTGGCCGAAAGCGAACGGTTCGCGCGCGAGCCAGAGCTGTGCGTGGCCGATGTCGACTGCGACCGCGTCCTGTCCGATCGGATGCGGATGCAGACGTTCAACGACGCGGTGGAGGAAGCCGGCCGCCCGGAAGACGAATTCCGCCTGATTACGTTCGAACATCGCCCCGCGGCGGGCGATCTCGGCCTGATCCGGCCGGTTCGCCGGTTCCCGTTCGTGCCCAACCGGCGCGACAAGCTCGATGCCGACTGCTTCGAAGCGTTCAATATCCAGGTCGACGGCCTCATGCGGCGGTTCGAGGCGACCAGCGGCAATTCGATGGTGATCGGCGTTTCGGGCGGGCTCGATTCCACCCATGCACTGATCGTCGCCGCCAAGGTGTGCGACCGCCTGGGCCTGCCCCGCACGACCATCCGCGGCTACACGATGCCCGGGTTCGGCACGTCGGAAGGCACGCGTTCCAATGCCTGGAAGCTGATGGAAGCGCTTGGCATCGTTGCCGAGGAGATCGATATCAAGCCCGCCGCCACGCGGATGCTCCAGGATATCGGCCATGCCTTCGCCGGCGGAGAACCTGTTTACGACACCGTGTTCGAAAACGTGCAGGCGGGCCTTCGCACGGACTATCTGTTCCGGCTGGCGGGCCAGCACCGCGGGTTCGTGATCGGCACGGGCGACATGAGCGAGCTTGCGCTCGGCTGGTGCACCTATGGCGTGGGCGATCACATGAGCCACTACGGGGTGAACGCGGGCGTGCCCAAGACGCTGATGCAGTACCTGATCGGCTGGGCGACGCGCACGGACCAGTTCGATCCCGCGACCGACGCGGTACTCGAGGCTATCCTGGCGCAGGAGATCAGCCCCGAACTGGTCCCGGCGGGCGAGGACGGCGCGGTGCAGAGCACCGAGGCGACGGTCGGCCCTTACGAACTCAACGACTTCTTCATGCATCACGTGATCCGCTGGGGCCAGCGCCCGGGCAAGGTGGCCTTCCTGGCCTGGCACGCCTGGCGCGACCGGGAGCAGGGCGCATGGCCCGCGGGCATGGCCCCTGAAGCGCGCAACGAATACGATCTGGCGACGATCGCCGCGTGGCTGGAAAAGTTCTTCGGCCGTTTCTTCGCCGCGCAGTACAAGCGCAGCGCCTTGCCCAACGGCCCCAAGGTCAGCGCGGGCGGTTCGGTCAGCCCGCGGGGCGATTGGCGCATGCCGTCGGACGCGGTGGCCGACGTCTGGCTCGACCAGTTGCGCGCCGCGTTGCCCGACCTCAGATGA
- a CDS encoding methyltransferase domain-containing protein: protein MLRDRATDDELMDDPALGADTYTAVLHDLAQVNTVTLARRPTLRFLERAIGTRASFTLLDVGFGDGDMLRAIARWAGRRGIAARLVGIDLNPRSVDAARQATPGGLGIDYRTGDYAGLAGEGWDFVVSSLVAHHMSHDQLVAFLRFMEREAVVGWLVNDLHRHGFPYAGWPLLAGLMRWHPVVRRDGHLSIARSYRPREWPPILAEAGVRRARVVRRFPFRLCVESIQ, encoded by the coding sequence ATGCTGCGTGACCGGGCCACTGATGACGAGCTGATGGACGACCCCGCGCTTGGCGCGGACACCTACACCGCCGTGCTTCACGACCTGGCGCAAGTGAACACGGTCACGCTCGCCCGGCGGCCGACCTTGCGGTTCCTGGAACGCGCCATCGGCACGCGGGCGAGTTTCACCCTGCTCGACGTGGGGTTCGGCGATGGCGACATGCTGCGGGCAATCGCGCGGTGGGCAGGGCGGCGCGGGATCGCGGCGCGACTGGTCGGCATCGATCTCAATCCCCGAAGCGTCGATGCAGCGCGTCAGGCCACGCCCGGCGGTCTGGGCATCGACTACCGTACGGGCGATTATGCCGGCTTGGCGGGCGAGGGCTGGGACTTCGTGGTGTCCAGCCTGGTGGCCCATCACATGAGCCATGACCAGCTCGTCGCCTTCCTGCGGTTCATGGAGCGGGAGGCTGTGGTGGGATGGCTGGTCAACGATCTCCATCGGCACGGGTTTCCCTATGCCGGCTGGCCTCTGCTGGCGGGGCTGATGCGCTGGCACCCGGTGGTGCGGCGCGATGGGCACCTGTCGATCGCGCGATCGTATCGACCCCGCGAATGGCCGCCGATCCTGGCGGAAGCAGGGGTGCGAAGGGCGCGGGTCGTCCGCCGCTTCCCCTTCCGGCTGTGCGTCGAATCCATTCAGTGA
- a CDS encoding TspO/MBR family protein → MTRLASRGQLRTSLLRWALFTVPLVLLLGFISGQVGGDARSMWFQSLEKPAIFPPPMWFGIVWSILYAMMGLALAIVCAAWGARGRVAAIAAFCVQLAVNLAWSPVFFGLHDIRSALAVIVVLDVLVLITIVLFWRVRRWAALLLLPYLAWIGFATVLNYEFLRLNPHGGIEAPVNGAVQRYEF, encoded by the coding sequence ATGACCCGACTTGCATCGCGCGGACAATTGCGGACCAGTCTCCTGCGCTGGGCCCTGTTTACCGTTCCCCTGGTCCTGCTGCTGGGCTTCATATCCGGCCAGGTCGGCGGCGATGCGCGCAGCATGTGGTTCCAGTCGCTGGAAAAGCCGGCGATCTTCCCGCCGCCGATGTGGTTCGGGATCGTGTGGTCGATCCTCTACGCGATGATGGGCCTGGCACTCGCCATCGTCTGCGCGGCGTGGGGCGCGCGCGGGCGGGTCGCGGCAATAGCGGCGTTCTGCGTGCAGCTTGCCGTGAACCTTGCGTGGTCGCCGGTCTTCTTCGGCCTGCACGATATCCGATCTGCGCTGGCCGTGATCGTGGTGCTGGACGTGCTGGTGCTGATCACGATCGTGCTGTTCTGGCGCGTACGCCGCTGGGCAGCCCTGTTGCTGCTGCCCTATCTTGCCTGGATCGGCTTTGCGACCGTGCTCAATTACGAATTCCTGCGGCTGAACCCGCATGGCGGGATCGAGGCGCCGGTGAACGGCGCGGTGCAGCGTTACGAATTCTGA
- a CDS encoding type III polyketide synthase, which yields MAVITAIATAVPDLDFEKDYRRWAIGRLGESREAKLYERMAQRSGIEHRWSVLGEEDARLDEGLGFYGNGAPSTSARMAIYARAAPDLALRAIASLPELGRPTHIVVASCTGFVAPGIDQIIALRLGLGSDVERVLIGFMGCYAAVTALRTARHIVRSQPGARVLVVTVELSSLHHQEEMDLEPLLMGAQFGDGAAAAIVTHNAPGLVLGEGISAALEDSEGLITWRIGDTGFHMKLSGEVPGRIAAALADPAVRARITGGVPPEEIAAWAVHAGGRSILDAVEKGLHLPPAALDASREVLRMCGNMSSSTLMFALNRIMRGRPASGVALAFGPGLAMEGFRFGWQDADKRDAA from the coding sequence ATGGCCGTCATCACAGCGATAGCCACCGCGGTCCCCGATCTCGATTTCGAAAAGGACTATCGCCGCTGGGCGATCGGCCGCCTGGGCGAGAGCCGGGAGGCGAAGCTGTACGAACGCATGGCCCAGCGTTCCGGCATCGAGCACCGCTGGTCCGTCCTCGGCGAAGAGGATGCGCGGCTCGACGAAGGGCTCGGCTTCTACGGCAATGGCGCACCGTCCACCTCGGCGCGGATGGCGATTTATGCGCGCGCGGCGCCGGACCTGGCATTGCGGGCCATCGCCAGCCTGCCGGAGCTGGGCCGGCCCACGCATATCGTCGTGGCAAGCTGCACCGGCTTCGTCGCGCCGGGGATCGACCAGATCATCGCCCTGCGCCTCGGCCTCGGCAGCGATGTGGAGCGGGTGCTGATTGGGTTCATGGGCTGCTACGCCGCCGTCACCGCGCTCAGGACGGCGCGGCATATCGTTCGATCGCAGCCTGGCGCCCGCGTGCTGGTGGTGACGGTCGAGCTGTCGAGCCTGCATCACCAGGAGGAAATGGACCTTGAGCCATTGCTGATGGGCGCGCAGTTCGGCGACGGGGCGGCAGCGGCCATCGTTACCCATAATGCGCCCGGCCTTGTCCTTGGCGAAGGCATCTCCGCCGCGCTGGAAGACAGCGAGGGCCTGATCACCTGGCGCATCGGAGACACCGGCTTCCACATGAAACTATCGGGCGAAGTGCCCGGCCGTATCGCGGCCGCGCTTGCCGACCCGGCGGTGCGCGCGCGGATCACCGGAGGGGTGCCGCCGGAGGAAATCGCGGCGTGGGCGGTCCACGCCGGCGGCCGATCGATCCTCGACGCGGTGGAGAAAGGGCTGCACCTCCCCCCGGCGGCGCTCGACGCATCGCGCGAGGTGCTGCGAATGTGCGGCAACATGAGTTCGTCTACCCTGATGTTCGCGCTCAATCGCATCATGCGGGGCCGGCCGGCGAGCGGGGTGGCACTGGCCTTCGGGCCCGGGCTGGCGATGGAGGGCTTCCGGTTCGGCTGGCAGGATGCCGATAAGCGCGATGCTGCGTGA